TATGCAAAAAGGTCCTTGTCAACCTCACCTCAAGCCATTTCCATCGACAAAAGTTGGAACTTAATCAAGAGCATTCAACGGTGCTTGGTATGAGGAATTTCAAAATTGGCTTGAATATAGTGTATCAAAAGATGGTGCATTTTGTCTGTATTGTTATCTGTTTAAATCAAATTGCGAGGGACAATCAAGTGGTGATTCATTTGTTGGTCAAGGATTCAGAAATTTTAAAAATGGAAAAGCAAGAATTTATACTCATGTTGGAGGTCCATCTAGTGTTCACAATCAAGCTAGGAAAATGTGTGAAGCGTTAATGAACGAAAAACAACATATTCAAACATTTTTTGAAAAACAATCAAAGTAAGCTCGTAGTGAGTATCGAAGTCGTTTGGAAGCAGTAGTTGATTGCATTCGTTTGTTATTGCGACAAGGGCTTGCTTTTCGTGGTGATGATGAATCTGGTGACTCGAGTAATCAAGGTAACTTTCTTGAGATTTTAAAATTTCTTGCTGATCATAATGAAGACATCAAAGCAGTTACATTGACAAATGCTCCTGAGAATTTAAAATTAACATCACCTGATATTCAGAAAGATATTGTGAGGGCTGCAGCTTTTGAAACACTTGATATCATTATTAAAGAAATTGGAGATGCGTTGTTTTCTATTTTAGTTGATGAATCTCATGATATTTCAACTAAGGAGCAAATGGCTGTTGTGTTGCGATATGTAGATAAAGATGGGCGTGTGATTGAACGATTTGTGGGAATTGAACATGTGGCCAATACCACAGCTGTGTCACTTAAAGGTGCTATTGATAAATTATTTTCTAGATATGGATTAAGCATATCTAAATTACGGGGACAAGGTTATGATGGGGCAAGCAATATGCAAGGAGAGTTTAGTGGTCTTAAAACTCTTATTTTGAATGAGAATCCATCAGCTTTTTATGTTCATTATTTTGCTCACCAACTTCAACTTGCTCTTGTAGCTGTCGCAAAGAAACATATTCTAGTTGCTTATCTTTTTAGTGTGGTAACTATGGTGATAAATGTCGTTGGATGTTCTTCTAAGCGTTGTGATATTCTTAGAGAAAAGCAAGATGCTATTATTTCTGAAGCACTCAAGTGTGGTGAAATTTCAAGTGGAAGAGCGCTAAATCAAGAAACCAATCTTAAACGTCCCAGTGATACTTGTTGGGGTTCACATTATGCTACATTGGTGAGCTTGATTAACTTATTCTCCCCTATAACTAATGTTCTTCAAATAATAGTAGACGATGGCCGAGCAAACTCTGAACAAAGGTTTGAAGTAAGTAATTTATTGTCTTTGATGTTAACATTTGATTTTATATTCAGTCTACATTTATGAAAGCATTGTTGGGAATAACAAATGAATTGTCAAAAGCACTACAGAGAAAAAATCAAGATATTGCAAATGCCATGAAATTAGTGGAAATTTGCTAGAAAAGATTACAAGCAATGAGAGACAATGAATGAGATTCCTTTCTTAATCAAGTCTCAATCTTTTGTGCTAAATATAATGTGGATGTTCCTGATATGGATGATACATTTGTTGCCCAAGGTCGATCACGGCGCAAAACTCAAGAAATGACAAATTTACATCACTATCGTGTGGAATTATTTTTTGTTGTTATTGATATCCAACTTCAAGAGCTAAATGAACGTTTCAATGAGGTAAACACTGAATTACTTCTTTGTTTAGCTTCTTTGTGCCCTAGTGATTCATTTGTAGCTTTTGGCAAAAAAAAGTTGGTCCGGTTTGCTGAGTATTATCCCAAAGACTTTTCTACTTTTGAGCTTATGATACTCGATGATCAACTTGAAACTTACATTATTGATGTACGTACTACTGAGAAGTTCTTGGGTTTGAAAAGTATTGGAGATCTTGCTCAAAAAATGGTCGAGATAAAGAAAAATATTGTCTATCCACTGGTGTATCGACTTATTACATTGGCATTGATTCTCCCTGTTGTTACTGCTACGGTGGAAAGGGTATTTTCT
The genomic region above belongs to Humulus lupulus chromosome 1, drHumLupu1.1, whole genome shotgun sequence and contains:
- the LOC133826111 gene encoding uncharacterized protein LOC133826111, coding for MKRNFKSIQNSSTSIRKNDKITKSSYADVNINLEDIESDPGLRTPIMDHPLKIRDQVRRAYMQKGLAFRGDDESGDSSNQGNFLEILKFLADHNEDIKAVTLTNAPENLKLTSPDIQKDIVRAAAFETLDIIIKEIGDALFSILVDESHDISTKEQMAVVLRYVDKDGRVIERFVGIEHVANTTAVSLKGAIDKLFSRYGLSISKLRGQGYDGASNMQGEFSGLKTLILNENPSAFYVHYFAHQLQLALVAVAKKHILVAYLFSVVTMVINVVGCSSKRCDILREKQDAIISEALKCGEISSGRALNQETNLKRPSDTCWGSHYATLSTFMKALLGITNELSKALQRKNQDIANAMKLVEIC